Below is a genomic region from Brassica oleracea var. oleracea cultivar TO1000 chromosome C9, BOL, whole genome shotgun sequence.
CTCATATACCCTATGATACTAACACATGTATAAATAAAAGAAGATTTTACACAAAAGACAGACCACTTCCCAAATATATTAATAGACACATTACAAGGAAGTATCGAAATCTAAGTAAATAATGGAGGTATTATCCTTTGTACGCATCACTCTAGCTTCGTTCAGCAGACCGTTTGCTATTTTCTCTGCACTACTCTCGTTCTCTCTCATCTGCCATTTTCATTTCAAAACATACACATGAGTTTATGACAGAACACAGCCATGTTGCTTCAATTTGAAGTAGAATAAAAAATGTTTTACCTGAAGCACCAGCTGCACAGCTTTCTTCGGACTCACCACATCCCATAACCCATCACTGCAGTTATTGTGTATTTAGAATTAGTAAAAATGAATAAGAAAACGGGAGAAAGCTTATTATGTTAGTGTTTTTTTTTACCTAGCCAATACAGCAAACGCATCTTTACTAGATTGATCGATACGCAAAGGCTCACTTATATATGGCTCTGCGCTGAACCGACCGTCTTGCTGCTTTGGAAATTTGTCTCCAAGCATCCTCGCAAGGTTTATACCTGAAAAGATGATTATCAACTCAGATTTGGTCATTATGTTACAATGGAAGCAGAATCAGAGGAGTGTGTTTTAATTCATTGAGCTAAATACCAAAGATCCTAGTCTCTTTATCTCTCAAAGATAGCCCTGCTTCTTGAATTCTTCTTCTCTCGGTCAAGCTAGTCACTCGATGATCTTCAGTCATTTGTATATATCTCCCATCATGGCTGTGCCAAATTGAATACAAAGCTCAGAAACTAAGAATCTTAAGACAGTAATAGTATATGCTGAACGTACTTGATTACACATGCTGAATCCCCAAGATTGGCACATTGTGCGAATAAATGTTCTTCACTGTCTTTCCAAACCAAGAGAACAGTAGCTGTACAACCCTGCTAGTCCATTAAGTAAGAAGCGATGAGGAAGTTGCGGCCAAGGAGACAAATATGTAATCAAATGAAAAGGACAAGCTTCAGAACCTCATATTGGTGATCATCCAAGCGAGCTTCTGTTTTCACAAGTACGTCCCTCAGGACATCCGAAGCATCTCCTTGTGATAACACTTTCTCCTTCTTCAGAGAGTCTGATAAAATATTCGCCAGAACCTCAGGAATAATTCTGCAAAATAAATATATAATTGAAAACTTCAAACCAACGATGCTCCAGTTGTTAATTACTGTAACACCCTAACATATACTGACTTAGACCATTTACAAAGAACAACAGACAAGACAACAATCATTTTTATTCATGGCTGCAACCACGCTTGTCATAACTTGAACACAAATGTGGTCCAAACCAAAAAAACAATGACTCACTTTATTGCGGATTGAGCAGCCCCTGCTCCCCCATGTCCATCACAAACACAAAACAGCCCAAACTGAAACCATATACAATTTAGAATAATGTTAGCACAAGCAGTGAAATCTTATCATTATTCATTACATAAACAACTAAAGATCACAGCTCCAGGTAACCTTATTAGCACCAGGAAGCGGCCACTTGTAATAACAAACATCTTCCATTGGAAGTTCCCTGCCTCCTCGACGTGCAGCCATGGGATCCGAGGCCACACCAATTCTGAACGGTGTCTGAAACTCATTCTGAGATGAGATACGGACCTTCGAAAAAATGTAAAATTAATTAAGAGAAAGAAAAAAGAAAGAATTTATCAGCAGCAACACCTTCAAGTTCAACCATTAAGATAGACTTACAGAGACCATTGAAGTTGTTCCCAAAGTTATGATATCATCACTTGCAAGCTCGACAGGGTGACCCCACTTTCGGCTGCCTAGATCAGGATGACTTACTGACCGAGAGTTCAACAGAGTTCCATTTAGGCTGCCCATGTCTACCAGCTCCCATTTCAATTTCTGAAAATCAAATCCAGTCAGGTGTTAGAATGTGACAAGCAGGAGTCGATTAAATAAAGTTAACTAGTTCTACTTACAGTAGAGTTCCATGTTATTTGAGCATGCTTCCCTGAAACTTCAGAGTCCTTCAATATCATATCAGAAGAAACCCTTCCTAGCTTCACTGGAAGCTTGGAGGTGTTTGTGGAGTGCACAGCATATTGAAGCCCAACGGAAGGACCGGCAATGACCTCAAGAGACAACCAACTTCCTGCACTTCTAACACAAGATATGTTATGTGTCCAGCAAGAGTAATTGAAGAAATGGATTGAAGTTGTATTATTTATATCCCTAGCACAACAAAATAAAAGGAAATTACTTTGATCTTTAACAACAACTCTTGGAGGAAGCTCGGAAAGTATATCCTTTTCCAAATCAAGTATATCCTCTTGGAAACTAAGTTTTTCAGCTGGATGCTTAAGCGTCTCCCCCACCAAAGCATTGTCAGGAGGTTCAGATATTATTTGTAGATCAAAGCTTTCACCTACAAAAGTTTAGTGCCAATCGGTAATGTCAAGAATGGGCAATGCATAGATTACATAACACAAATAAGGATATTTCTGATAGCTAATGATGTGGAACTCTAAGTACTTGGATAGAGAAGAGGAATGCTCAAAGACTTTACCTTGGTTGAGATGGGAAGATGAAGAAGGAAGCCTTTGTTTGTAAATATGTTCTTCAGTGAGAGAAGAACGCAAAAGCTCTTCGTTTTGGAAGCAAGCTTCCTCTAAATCAAATTCCCTTGAGACCTCACTGGTTTGGCCTTGGATCAAAGATTCATCATGATGAGATACAAGCGGTCTATGCAAATCCCCCACCTGACAAAAAAAAGTATCAGAG
It encodes:
- the LOC106313293 gene encoding protein phosphatase 2C 70-like, translated to MAMLEIMSIIGTIMVLMLLLLIILFVCKPWRFLPRSPFSTFKVGDLHRPLVSHHDESLIQGQTSEVSREFDLEEACFQNEELLRSSLTEEHIYKQRLPSSSSHLNQGESFDLQIISEPPDNALVGETLKHPAEKLSFQEDILDLEKDILSELPPRVVVKDQRSWLSLEVIAGPSVGLQYAVHSTNTSKLPVKLGRVSSDMILKDSEVSGKHAQITWNSTKLKWELVDMGSLNGTLLNSRSVSHPDLGSRKWGHPVELASDDIITLGTTSMVSVRISSQNEFQTPFRIGVASDPMAARRGGRELPMEDVCYYKWPLPGANKFGLFCVCDGHGGAGAAQSAIKIIPEVLANILSDSLKKEKVLSQGDASDVLRDVLVKTEARLDDHQYEGCTATVLLVWKDSEEHLFAQCANLGDSACVINHDGRYIQMTEDHRVTSLTERRRIQEAGLSLRDKETRIFGINLARMLGDKFPKQQDGRFSAEPYISEPLRIDQSSKDAFAVLASDGLWDVVSPKKAVQLVLQMRENESSAEKIANGLLNEARVMRTKDNTSIIYLDFDTSL